The following coding sequences lie in one Leptospira inadai serovar Lyme str. 10 genomic window:
- a CDS encoding ATP-binding protein, whose amino-acid sequence MAPRLCYCILDESIQYENSSSDFFLLVISFFLLHNSKYSFQNGISSPLQLTCFAIIFLILGFISATALSSYLHREKTGPSGRSELRRAAQERKRAEELLQILFDELPRSTPLHSLVNKLLTTIEKFSPEMRTSIMLLNKKGDRIETGISPSLPEVYLRSLEGIKIGPRAGSCGTSAYKGKLVVVEDILTDPLWKDYKSLAINYGLRACWSQPIYSPNGDVLGTFAIYYKKVRKPEDRDLRLIFFAAYIVRLAIQYQTFEEGRTKSESKYRDLVENASDGIFVANTDGKLLEINPSGSKMLGYTREELLTLNIKDLIQPEDLAATPLRGFNLQDRKSMILERKLIRKDKKLISVEISARYLDSGHLQGIVRDISERTAAERALRQAQKMESIGLLAGGIAHDFNNLLTMILGTAEVIRQICKSEPSLKKHVNRIIDASERGKAITKQLLLFASPGSTEMKPISIAPLLKEVTDMMRFSLPKNIRLETDFHSLNGIILGDSGHLHQAVLNLVLNAKDAMPNGGSVYVGGGIIDGKMLRSKFPEANADTYIEVDITDTGVGMTAENKERIFEPFFTTKGNNGTGLGLSIVRGIITEHSGFIDLESEPEKGTKFSLFFPAIRTTVNAIRKDEDHSKKINLNVLIVDDEELVLEVLQEIITLSGSNVWSRKTGEGALAFYKEAPEKFDVIITDLGMPGMGGETLIDLLFQFNPKVNIIVTSGNLEKDKKEILRMKGIKAFLDKPYKASEVYSALQEIQKSDSLFG is encoded by the coding sequence TTGGCACCGCGTCTATGTTACTGTATTCTTGATGAATCGATCCAGTACGAGAATAGTAGTAGCGACTTTTTTTTACTAGTTATTTCTTTCTTTCTGCTGCATAATTCCAAGTATTCATTCCAAAACGGAATTTCATCACCCTTGCAACTCACCTGCTTTGCGATTATTTTCCTGATTTTGGGATTTATATCGGCTACGGCCCTATCGTCCTATCTGCATCGGGAGAAAACGGGACCTTCCGGTCGCTCCGAATTAAGAAGAGCAGCACAAGAGAGAAAAAGAGCCGAAGAGCTACTGCAAATTCTATTCGATGAACTTCCTCGATCTACGCCGTTGCATTCCCTAGTAAATAAATTACTTACGACGATCGAAAAATTCTCGCCCGAAATGCGGACCTCGATCATGCTACTAAACAAAAAAGGGGATCGGATCGAGACCGGAATCTCGCCCAGCCTCCCGGAGGTTTATCTAAGATCCTTGGAAGGAATTAAAATCGGCCCTAGGGCAGGTTCCTGCGGGACTTCCGCCTATAAAGGTAAGTTAGTCGTCGTTGAGGACATTCTCACAGATCCATTATGGAAAGATTATAAATCCTTAGCGATTAATTACGGATTGAGAGCTTGCTGGTCTCAACCCATCTATTCTCCCAACGGAGACGTTTTAGGTACTTTCGCAATCTACTATAAGAAAGTTCGTAAGCCCGAAGATCGAGACTTGCGATTAATTTTCTTTGCCGCCTATATTGTACGCTTAGCTATACAGTATCAAACGTTCGAGGAAGGAAGAACCAAGAGTGAAAGCAAGTATAGGGACCTGGTCGAAAATGCGTCCGACGGAATTTTTGTCGCTAACACCGACGGCAAGCTTCTGGAAATCAATCCGAGCGGGAGTAAAATGCTCGGTTATACTAGAGAAGAATTACTGACGCTGAATATAAAAGATCTCATCCAACCGGAGGATCTCGCGGCCACGCCTTTAAGAGGATTCAATCTTCAGGATCGCAAATCGATGATATTGGAACGTAAACTGATCAGAAAGGATAAGAAATTAATTTCCGTCGAAATCAGTGCACGTTACCTGGATTCCGGACATTTGCAGGGAATCGTTAGGGACATTTCCGAGCGAACGGCTGCAGAACGCGCCCTTAGGCAAGCGCAGAAAATGGAAAGTATCGGCTTGCTGGCGGGGGGAATCGCCCACGATTTCAACAACTTGCTCACGATGATTCTCGGAACGGCGGAGGTAATTCGACAGATTTGTAAATCGGAGCCTTCTCTCAAGAAACACGTCAATCGAATTATAGACGCTTCCGAGCGCGGAAAAGCGATTACGAAACAACTTCTATTATTCGCGAGCCCGGGTTCGACTGAAATGAAACCCATTTCAATCGCTCCTTTGTTAAAAGAAGTCACGGATATGATGCGGTTTTCCCTCCCGAAAAATATTCGCCTTGAAACCGATTTCCATTCTCTCAACGGAATCATTTTGGGCGACTCCGGCCATTTGCATCAGGCGGTTCTCAATCTCGTACTGAATGCAAAGGATGCGATGCCAAACGGAGGAAGCGTTTACGTGGGAGGTGGAATCATAGACGGGAAAATGCTCCGATCCAAATTTCCGGAAGCGAATGCGGATACTTATATCGAAGTCGATATTACCGACACCGGAGTCGGTATGACCGCGGAAAATAAGGAAAGAATTTTCGAACCTTTTTTTACGACGAAGGGAAACAACGGGACAGGGCTCGGACTATCGATCGTAAGAGGGATCATAACGGAACATTCGGGATTTATCGACCTGGAATCGGAGCCGGAAAAAGGAACGAAATTTTCCCTCTTTTTTCCCGCTATTAGAACGACCGTTAACGCGATCCGAAAAGACGAAGATCATTCAAAAAAGATAAATCTTAATGTCCTAATAGTAGACGACGAAGAACTGGTCCTGGAAGTTCTTCAGGAAATAATAACGCTCTCCGGCTCGAATGTTTGGAGTCGAAAAACCGGAGAAGGAGCTCTCGCTTTTTATAAGGAAGCCCCCGAAAAATTCGACGTAATCATCACGGATTTAGGTATGCCGGGAATGGGGGGAGAAACGTTAATCGATCTGCTCTTCCAATTTAATCCGAAAGTGAATATTATCGTCACTTCAGGAAACCTTGAAAAAGACAAAAAAGAAATTTTACGAATGAAAGGAATCAAGGCTTTTTTAGACAAGCCTTATAAGGCTTCGGAAGTCTATTCCGCCCTGCAGGAGATTCAGAAAAGCGATTCTCTATTCGGATAG
- a CDS encoding helix-turn-helix transcriptional regulator produces the protein MENEELLEWEENNSTRFSRDTASWKPGIVVRILRKIHGYSRKDLAEKLGGVEVEYVTSIEKGKLTIGKNLARKLAEIFQISAEIFV, from the coding sequence ATGGAAAACGAAGAATTGCTCGAGTGGGAAGAAAACAATTCGACTAGATTTAGCCGAGATACGGCAAGTTGGAAACCGGGGATTGTTGTGCGCATTTTACGAAAAATACACGGATATTCACGTAAAGATTTAGCGGAGAAATTAGGGGGCGTAGAAGTAGAATACGTGACATCCATCGAAAAAGGTAAATTGACGATCGGAAAGAATTTAGCCCGTAAGCTTGCGGAAATATTCCAAATATCGGCTGAAATATTCGTTTAA